TCATACAAAGCCTCCATCTTGTTGGTGGAATTTATGGGAACTGATTTAAGCAGGATTCACAACGAGCTTGAGAAACTATCTCTGGTGCTCCCTGTAAACACCGAAATAACTCCTGAGGTCATCGAAAAGCATATCGGGATCAGTAAGGATTACAATAATTTTGAGCTCAAGAAAGCCATAGGGGAAAAAGATGTGCTTAAGGCAACAAAAATCATTAAGTATTTTTCCCAAAATCCGAAAGACAATCCTTTTGTGGTCACCATCTCCCTTTTGCACACCTTTTTCACGCAACTATTACAATACCACGGACTCAGTGATCATTCGCCCAGGAATGTCGCGAGTGCTCTCAGGATCAACCCTTATTTTGTAGATGAATTTCAAACTGCTGCACGGAATTATTCCATGAAAAAGTCGAGCAAAGTGGTCTCTTTTCTTCGTGAATTAGATATGAAAGGAAAGGGCGTAGGAGCTTATAATGCAAGTCAGGCCGACCTACTAAAGGAACTGCTGGTAAAAATCATGTAGGGATTATTTCTTATCGATACTGAATTTACCAGGTCCGAGAAATATGATCGCAACAAATAACGTTAAGAAGAGTAATGCTTTCTCCTTGCTGGCAAAAGCATCAGGAGCATGAACTATAAAAGCCGCTACTGCCATCGTAATGGCTGTAGGTAAAGCAGCCCAGCGCGTTTTAAAACCTATCATCACCAGGATGGGGCAAATAAATTCGGCGATGATCGCTAAAAAGAGGGTAGGGGTCGCTCCCAGTCCTATGGGATCGCCAAATTCAAAATCACCGGAAAGCAGTTTCTGAAATTTTGGATATCCGTGGCTCAGCATCATAGCCGAAGCCGATATTCTCAAAAATGCAAGACCAATATTATTTTGCAGGTTATTTTTCATCATTTCTTGGGGATATGTTAACTAAATGTAAAATAATTTTAGTTATAAACCATATTCTCTGAGAGAATTGTATCAATTTGGGAGACCAACTCTTCGGCATTCTTTATATCAAAAGACATGGGAGGCTTTATTTTAATGACACTGTCAAAAGGGCCATCAGTGCCCACCAGGATCATATTTTCCCGGAGTTCATTCTTTAAATCCCCGGCGAGTTGGGAATTTGGTTCGCCATCTTCCGTGATCATTTCAATACCCAGGAACAAGCCGTGACCCCTGACATCCCCTATGGTATTATGCTTTTTTTGAAGGAGCCGTAGTTGACGGATAAGATAATCACCCGTTTGCTCAGCATGTTCTTGTAATTTTTCTTCCTCCACTACCTTGAGGACGGACAAACCTACAGCGCAAGAAACGGGATTACCCCCAAAAGAGCTAAAGAATTCCGGTCCTTTTTCAAAAGAAGATACAACCGCTTCTGTAGTGATAACGGCTCCCATGGGATGGCCATTACCCATTGGCTTACCTACCACCACAATATCCGGAATCACATCGTACAATTCAAAGCCCCAAAAGACTTTGCCCAATCTGCCGAATCCTACCTGCACTTCATCACTAATGCAGAGTCCGCCTTGCGCTCTAACGGCAGGATATAGGGTGTTCAGATAACCCGGGGCTAAGGGAACTTGTCCGCCACAGCCTACAATAGGTTCTGCAATAAAGGCTGCAATAGTGCCTGTATGGTCCTGGATCTGTTCCAGGGCTTTCTCTGTGTAATCAATTCTTGATTTACCAGATTTTTCCCTGTTGCTGGAATATACTTTTGGCAATGGGGTTTCAATGGTATCTTCGGGTTTACCAATACCCTCACCGGCCTTATACTTATAAGAGCTAATACCAATTCCGGCCTGCGTATGCCCGTGGTAGCCGTGTTCAATTACCATGACATTTTTCTTCGAACTGTGGTTCCTTGCCATCCTTATAGCCAGATCCGAGGCTTCGCTGCCGGAGTTCACAAAGAATATTTTGCTCAATGAGGAAGGAAGTGTTTTCAGTAATGCCGAGCCATAGTCGCCCAGGATATCGTACAGGTATCGGGTGTTGGTGTTAAGCCTCGACATCGCCTTTTGCCCCGCTTGCACTACCTTAGGATGGCAATGCCCAACCAGCATAATATTATTGTAGGCATCTAAAAAGGTGTTCCCTTCAACATCGTACATGTACTGAAATGCTGCTCCGTACATATGGATAGGATTTGCATAACTCAAAGAAAGATTTTTTGCAAAGTGTTCCTTCCGCTGGGATAGTATTTCTGAAGTAGGAACCCCCTTCGCGATGGGTAAATCACATGTCTGCCTGAATCGATTTCGGGCGTGTAGAGGATTAATCCTCAGCCATTGTTGAAGTAATTTCCAGGCTCCTTTCTGGCTGATGGTGATGTAATCCGAATTGGGGTCCAGCTCGCTTGCATGAGCCGAATGGCATACGCTCATGGATAGCCGAGCCGCAATCAGGTAGTACAAACTGTCGCATTCTAGTTCAGTCAGGGGTAATTCCTGCTGATAGCCTTCCAACACTTTTAGTCCGTGTTCCAGGGGCGACCCCTTGTGCATCATTACATAGGTCATGGCAATAGCAACCTCACTGATAAGCCAGGTATGACACATATCGCCAAAGTCAATAATGCCGGTAACTTTTTTTCCGTCTGTGAGAATATTCCAGTCGTTGCCGTCATTGTGAATAAGGCTCTTACGTAATTGGTAAGCCACAGGTCCGATGTGTTCATGGAACTGTTGAATAAAATAGGAAACAAGGCTTCGCTTCTTAAGATCTGATATGTTTTCAAGTAATGGAATTGATAAATTGAGATGTCGCAGATCCCATGATATTTCTCTGGCTGTAAAAATCTCTTCCTCCAGCGAATGCAGTACAAGATCTATTTTACCTAAATAACTGCCCAGGGAGAATAAAATAGCAGGGGTGTGCTTGACGTCTCCTAAAAAAGATCCTTCTATAAAAGTTAAAAGCCTGTAGATATTTTCAGCTTCTATTAAACAGACCTCACCTGTAACGGTTCTGACTGCTTTTGGAAAATCAATGCCTTTTATTTTACCAAGTTGCTGTAATACCCTGTTCTCTGCTAGGATTTCCTTTAATATCCGGGGAGAATTCTTGTATATTTTGAGAACAAATACTCCTTCTTCAGCCTCAATTCGATAATTAGTACTCACATAGCCATCCAGGGAGCTCACAGAGTTCAAGTGAAGTTTGTAATGCCTTTGCAGAATGTGGTCAATTCCCATAGGAGTTCCTTAGCATCCCTAAACTTATAATAATTATAATAGATTGAAAAAGAAACTTGTTCTTAACGGAGACGCGGGTAATCTCCAGGATTTGCTTCGTGCATGATTTGATATATTTTCTCAAATATATCTTCGGCATTTGGCTTAGAAAAATAATCGCCGTCCGAAGCGTATGCCGGTCTGTGAGATTTTGAACTCAAAGTCTGAGGAGCACTGTCTAAAAACTGGTAAGCCCCCTGCTTTTCGATGATTTCCTGCATAAGATAAGCCGCACAACCTCCAGGGACATCCTCATCTACAATTAGCAACCGATTGGTTTTCTGTACGCTTTTCAACACGTCTTTTTCCAGATCAAAGGGCAGGAGGGACTGGGCGTCAATAACCTCTGCATCGATGCCTACTTCTTTAAGTTCGTCTGCGACTTCCATCACGATTCTGAGCGTAGAACCATAAGACAAAACTGTTATATCAGTTCCTTGTTTAACGGTTTCAACACGGCCTATAGGAGTACATAACTCTCCGAGGTTGGAGGGCTTTGGCTCTTTTAATCTGTAACCGTTGAGACTTTCTATGATCAGGGCAGGTTCATCACTCTTGAGCAGGGTATTGTAAAATCCCGCAGCCTTGGTCATATTTCGGGGTACAAGTACATACATTCCTCTGAGCAGATGAACTATGCCTCCCATTTGGGATCCGGAGTGCCAAATGCCTTCCAGCCTGTGCCCACGAGTACGCACAATCAAAGGGGCCTTTTGTTTCCCCACAGTTCTGTATAAGAGTGTTGCAAGGTCATCGCTTAGCGTTTGCAAACAATACATCAGATAGTCCAGATACTGAATCTCGGCAATAGGCCTTAAACCTCTGAGCGCTAAACCTATTCCTTGACCTATGATCGTAGTTTCCCGTATCCCTGTATCCGAGACTCTGAGGTCTCCGTACTTTTTTTGTAACCCCTCCAGTCCCTGGTTTACATCTCCGATGGCCCCGCTGTCTTCGCCAAAAATAAGTACCTCTGGATATTGCGAAAACAAGGCGTCAAAATTATCCCTGAGAATGATGCGCCCGTCTACCATTTCCGGGCTTTCTGAATAATCAGCCTTTATTTCAGGGACATTGGTTGCTTTGGAAGGTAATTCACTATAAAGGTGTGAACTAAAATGGGGCTGGTTATTTTTCAGGTAGGCTGAAATCCAATTTTCAAGGCTTGCTTTTTGAGCTGATTCTTCTCCCAGAACATAGCGAAGAGCTTTACGCGCATGTGAAGCCAGATCTTTTTTCAATGGCTCCTCAATGGCAATCAGGTCGTTCTTTACTTTACTGATAAAAACTTTATTAGGACTGCTTTGTTCTAATGCGGTAAGTAAACCTACCAGTTGTCTTTTGTCTTCTTTATGCGGATTGAGAAATTCATTCCAGGCGTCTTTCCTGGCCATCCGAATTTCTGTTTTAATCCTTTTTTCCAAGGCAGATAATTCCTCTTCAGTAGCAATCTTATTGGAAAGTATCCATTCCTTAAAACGTTTGTTGCAGTCGTTTTCCTTTTCCCACTTTAGTCTTTCTTCCGATTTATATCTTTCGTGAGATCCCGAAGTACTGTGGCCTTGAGGCTGGGTAAGTTCGGTGACGTGGATCAATACGGGCACGTGTTCTTCCCTTGCAATATCTGATGCATTTTCATAGGCATGGATAAGCGCGGTATAATCCCAACCTTTTACCCGAAGTATTTCGTAGCCCTTCTCATCTTCAGTTCTTTGAAAACCTTTGAGGATCTCTGAAATATTTTCTTTTGTTGTCTGATATTTAGCCGGAACCGAAATACCATAGTCATCATCCCATACACTTACCACCATGGGTACCTGAAGAACCCCTGCAGCATTTATAGTTTCAAAAAAATGTCCTTCGCTGGTGCTGGCGTTCCCAATGGTCCCCCAGGCTACTTCATTTCCGTTGTTTGAAAATTTATCCCCCTTGATCGATTTTTCATTTCGATATACCTTTGAAGCTAAGGCAAGGCCCAGAAGTCGAGGCATTTGCCCTGCGGTAGGGCTAATATCGGGACTACTGTTCTTTTGTGCAGTAAGGTCTTTCCAACTCCCGTCCTCGTGTAGGCTAAAAGTTCCAAAGTGTCCTCCCATTTGCCGACCGGCACTCATGGGTTCTTTTTCGATATCCGTTGTGGCGTAGAGGCCATGGAAAAATTCTTTGGGTGACAATAAACCAAGAGCCATCATAAAGGTCTGGTCTCTATAATACCCACTCCGGAAATCTCCATCCTTGAAGGATCGGGCCATCGCCAGCTGAGGCAACTCTTTCCCATCTCCAAAAATTCCGAATTTAGCTTTACCTGTAAGAACCTCTCGTCTTCCGAGCAGACTGCATTCCCGACTCATAACAGCGATTTCATAATCGTAAAAGATCTGCTTTCGGAATTCATCAAATGAAATATCCTCGCTGGTTTGAAGATCAGGGTTCATGCCTATAAAATTTCTACGAAAATATCAAAAACCGGGGATTTTTACAATAGGGGGGAGAGGATAATCATTAACAATTTGTCAATAATTTGCTGTGTATCCATTAATTTTTTAAAAGAAGATAGGTTTATTTAAAAAAAAATAAGAATACTTTAATAACTAAAACCACTTACGGGTAAACAATCCAATGAGTGTTTTTGGACTTAGGGTAACTACAAATCGGATCTTTTCATCGTAATCGGGCTGGGCAATTTCCCAGCCGTTATTTGAGTGAAGCGGGAAGTACAATTCAAAATAATCAGTGACCAAATTAAGTCGGATCCCGGAATCATAAACAAACCTTGGATCCATTCCCCGGTTTCTTACATAGCCCACATCCCCGTATAATTCTATCCAGCGCCATAAATTAAAACTGGCATTGGTGGTCACAATCCAGTCGTTGGCAAAAGGATTTTCAAGCTGAGATTTAAAACCTCCTTCGGCGATGATGATCTGCTGACTTGTAATTCCTGATTCTTCTGAGCGGCCGAGGTAATTATAATCAAATAAATAGTCTGTGGGCCTGTCCAGGGCAAAACTGAAGAAATCAGAATTGGTTTCATTCCTTATAAACTTCCCTGCAAAAAACCGCAGATTGAGTTGTCGATTGTTGTCAAAGAGTTTCCGATAGTCAAAATTCACAGCCAATTTGGTGAAATCAGTGGAGTATTGTGCATCAATAAACCAAGAGAAAAAATTGATAATACCGTTGTTGTAATGGTTATATCGAAGATTGAATACACTGTAATCCGGATCGGTTTCTATGCTAAGGGAAGGATCAATATCCCTCAATACATTTACATATCTGAATACAAGAGATTTGCGCTCATTGGAAATCAAATCATCGGGCCGCCAACCCAAGCCAACAGCAGGAGTTATGGTACTGTATCGGGAATTGGTCTGAAAATGGAAACTGGAAGCGTTGAGGCTAAAATTCATCACATACAGACCACTTTTCCTTAAGTATTTACGGTAATTCAGGCCTGCATTTCCTACCAATGCCTTTTCTTTGAGGGCAAAAGAGGGAGCAGCAGTAAATATAAATGGTCTTTCCAATAAGGTCTTATTAGAAAACCGGAGTCCGGGCGATATTCCGTCATACACATTGAAACCTGCTACGGGCATGTAGAAAATCTGATTGTAGTAAGGGTTTTCAGCATCCTTTAAAAACTGAAGTTTTAGCTTTTTGTTACTGGAGAAAAAGCCACTGAGGGATTTCCAGTTATCCCGTTGGTTAAATTCAGGTATTTTCTGGTCGTAATTAAGTACGAGGCGGTCTTCCTGTATATTAGGAATGAGCACGGTGTCCAGATTAGAAATGTTCGAAAACCAGTAACTCGATACCACCGTATCATTTCGCAAACCAAAAAGAGATATCGGAACATTGGTTCCCTTTTTATTTTTTATAACCACCTCCAGTGTATCTTCGGTCTTATTGACTTTTTTAATTTTAAAGTCGATTCGCTTATCCGTATTGACATAGGTGTCAAAAAACCAATCCACATCCTTTGATGTATTAGAGCGTATGACCTTCTCGAATCCCAAAGGGGTAACGGGTTGTAATTTGTAAGTATTGTAGAACTCTTTTATGCTTTCGTTTATCTCCTCCTTGCTAGTATAGGCTGCGAGATAAGCTAATCCCAACCCGGCTTTGTAGTTATTTGCTATTTTCTGGTTGAATTTGATCAGGGAATCATTGGGTGTTGTAAGGCGTTGATCCAGATTCTTCCTTGCCGTTAGCATATATAAGAAGGGATATTGATCATTAAAGGACATCTGAGCGAGGTTGAAGGTGCTTATTGGCCAGATCGATGACAATTTTCCGAGGAGTTTCTGGTCGGGGTAATAGGTGTCTACAAAATTAATCATCAGATAATTCACGATGGCATCGGAAACCCATTGTTCTTTCCGTGGATTTAAAAAGATGGTTTCCCGCAGATAGCTGAGAATAGCTGTCTTCAGGAATTTCATCTCAAACTGGAACTGTTCCTGGTAAGGACGTATAAAGGAAGGGAGCTGATTTAGGCCATAAAGCGGATTCTTATTGAAGTCTGTTTCACTCACCAACAATTGCTCATAGGGAAATTCACCCAGGTTTTCATGAATGTATCTGGTAATCCGGTTTATTGAGATTCCCTGCGAAATTTCATCGTATTTAGGAGATTTGATATCAGTTACCACAATGAGGTAAGGGGTGACGTGTTTGATAAACTTATTAGAAGAATTAAGGATAATGTCACAGCTTTTTCGATTTTCACCTTTTAAGCTTGCCACCTGTTTGGCAGGGTAAGACGTGATATTGACCTCATTAAAGTTGGTCCCGAGAAATAGTCTATTGGGATAGGTAAAGGTGATATTGGTATTGGTGATCCCGGTATATAAATCCTCGAGATTTTTATTGGAATACAATTGCCATGAACCATCGTAAACCGCAGGGGTTAAATACCAATCTTTGAGATAGAATCCACCCCTGGAATCATATCCATACGGGGTATATCGATTTGGTGGCAACTTTACGGTATATGTAAAATATATTTTTAAGGAGCTATCCGGCGGGAGAGGACTATTCAGACTAATTTCAATAAGATCCTTTTGCTGAGTGCGTTTAAAAGAAAGGTTTCTGAACTCAAAATCAGCCATCCCAAAGATTTGGGTAGAACCTCTTTCTTCCTCCTTGGCCAGATGAAGACTTTTTTTAAAGTCCTCTGCAAAGCGTTTAGCTAAAGCAGTTCTCTTATCGGAATAGGCGTGTGCCCAATCATTAAAATACAATACCTTAAGGGTGTCGGAAGAACTATTGAAATAGGTAAACTCCTGTTGAATTTCTATTTCTTGGGTATCCGGATATAGTTCCGCTTGTATCAGATTGGTATGTTGGCCGGAAGCTAAAAATGTACCGAACAATACAATCAGGCAGAAAATTCTATGAAATACAACTTTGGGTTTTACCTCCATAGATAGTTTAAAAATTGGGGCTCAGGGTGTGCCCTTTGTAGAATGCATCTATGATATCTACAACTTCTTCCGCCGTATCCGCAATTTTGATCAGGTCGAGATCTTCCGGACTGATATTCTTCGCCTCAAGCATGACGTTTTTCAACCAATCCATCAAGCCTGACCAGAAATCAGAACCGACCAGGATAATGGGAAACTTACCAATTTTATTGGTTTGAATCAGGGTTACGGCTTCAAATAACTCATCCAAAGTACCGAAACCTCCGGGCATGACGACAAATCCCTGAGAATATTTCACAAACATCACTTTTCTAACAAAGAAATAGTCAAAATCAAGGCTTTTATCCGTGTCGATATAGGGATTATCATGCTGTTCAAAAGGCAGATCAATATTTAATCCGACAGAAGTTCCGCCGGCCAAATGAGCTCCTTTGTTTCCCGCTTCCATGATCCCTGGTCCGCCACCTGTAATAATTCCGTAGCCTGCTTCTGATACGCTTTTAGCAATGGAAACAGCAAGATCGTAAAAAGTATCCCCTGGCTTGGTCCGGGCCGAGCCGAATATAGTTACACATGGCCCGATTACACTCATTTTTTCAAAACCGTTGACGAACTCGCCCATAATTTTGAAGATTGCCCAGGAGTCATTGGTTTTGATCTCATTCCAACCTTTGTGATGTTGTTCTTTTCTCATTGTCTATTTCTTAAAACGAATTATAACCCGACACATTATAAATGTCGTAAAACTATTATGAATGACTTACGGCCAGATTCAATTCTTTTTTTAAAAACTGTGCTGTAAAACTTTTTTTATGAAGTGCGACATCCTCTGGTAGGCCTTCAGCAACGATAGCTCCACCGCCACGCCCTCCTTCGTATCCGATATCGATAATATGATCCACCATTTTGATCACATCCATGTTGTGTTCAATAATAAGTATGGTATTCCCTTTGTCAACCAGGCGATTGAGTACCTCCATCAATACACGTATATCTTCAAAATGTAGGCCGGTAGTTGGTTCATCAAGAATATAGAAGGTATTGCCGGTATCTCTTTTGGAAAGTTCGGTTGCGAGTTTAACCCGCTGTGCCTCACCACCTGATAGTGTTGTTGATTGTTGTCCCAGGGAAATATAGCCCAGGCCTACATCCTGAATGGTCTTTAACTTCCTGTGGATTTTTGGAATATTTTCGAAAAAATCAACGGCTTCATCAATGGTCATCTCCAGTACATCAGCTATAGATTTCCCCTTGTATCGAATTTCAAGGGTTTCCCGATTAAAGCGCTTGCCATTGCAGGTTTCACACTCTACATAGACATCAGGCAGAAAATTCATCTCAATAACTCGTAGTCCGCCTCCCTGGCAGGTTTCGCAACGTCCGCCTTTTACATTGAAACTGAACCGACCTGGTTTATAGCCCCTGATCGCGGCTTCAGGTGTTTTGGTAAAAAGCGCACGTATTTCGCTGAACACCCCGGTGTAGGTAGCCGGATTAGATCTAGGGGTTCTACCGATTGGAGATTGATTGATGTCGATAACCTTATCTATATGCTCCAGCCCGCTTATCTTTTTATACGGCATGGGCTTTTTAACCCCGTTAAAATAATGCGCATTCATTATGGGATAAAGCGTTTCGTTGACCAGGGTTGATTTTCCGCTTCCCGACACGCCTGTAACGCCTATCATTTTCCCAAGGGGGAATCGCGCCGTAATATTCTTAAGATTATTTCCGGTACAGCCTTCCAGGAGAATACTTTTTCCGTTTCCTTTTCTTCGCTCTACAGGTACGGGAATTTCCTTTTTCCCGCTTAGGTAGTCTGCAGTTAGGGTTTG
This DNA window, taken from Muriicola soli, encodes the following:
- the holA gene encoding DNA polymerase III subunit delta, which translates into the protein MDEVKRLIDEIRKGDIKPIYFLMGEEGYYIDRIADFISKNVLSEEEKGFNQMVLYGKDVSVDDIVSNAKRFPMMSERQVIIVKEAQHLSRTIEQLTAYAENPQPSTVLVICYKYKKLDKRKKLHKLLKAPNGCVFESKKLYENQVSEWIRKILKTKGYPISYKASILLVEFMGTDLSRIHNELEKLSLVLPVNTEITPEVIEKHIGISKDYNNFELKKAIGEKDVLKATKIIKYFSQNPKDNPFVVTISLLHTFFTQLLQYHGLSDHSPRNVASALRINPYFVDEFQTAARNYSMKKSSKVVSFLRELDMKGKGVGAYNASQADLLKELLVKIM
- a CDS encoding DoxX family protein; this encodes MMKNNLQNNIGLAFLRISASAMMLSHGYPKFQKLLSGDFEFGDPIGLGATPTLFLAIIAEFICPILVMIGFKTRWAALPTAITMAVAAFIVHAPDAFASKEKALLFLTLFVAIIFLGPGKFSIDKK
- a CDS encoding aminotransferase class III-fold pyridoxal phosphate-dependent enzyme gives rise to the protein MSSLDGYVSTNYRIEAEEGVFVLKIYKNSPRILKEILAENRVLQQLGKIKGIDFPKAVRTVTGEVCLIEAENIYRLLTFIEGSFLGDVKHTPAILFSLGSYLGKIDLVLHSLEEEIFTAREISWDLRHLNLSIPLLENISDLKKRSLVSYFIQQFHEHIGPVAYQLRKSLIHNDGNDWNILTDGKKVTGIIDFGDMCHTWLISEVAIAMTYVMMHKGSPLEHGLKVLEGYQQELPLTELECDSLYYLIAARLSMSVCHSAHASELDPNSDYITISQKGAWKLLQQWLRINPLHARNRFRQTCDLPIAKGVPTSEILSQRKEHFAKNLSLSYANPIHMYGAAFQYMYDVEGNTFLDAYNNIMLVGHCHPKVVQAGQKAMSRLNTNTRYLYDILGDYGSALLKTLPSSLSKIFFVNSGSEASDLAIRMARNHSSKKNVMVIEHGYHGHTQAGIGISSYKYKAGEGIGKPEDTIETPLPKVYSSNREKSGKSRIDYTEKALEQIQDHTGTIAAFIAEPIVGCGGQVPLAPGYLNTLYPAVRAQGGLCISDEVQVGFGRLGKVFWGFELYDVIPDIVVVGKPMGNGHPMGAVITTEAVVSSFEKGPEFFSSFGGNPVSCAVGLSVLKVVEEEKLQEHAEQTGDYLIRQLRLLQKKHNTIGDVRGHGLFLGIEMITEDGEPNSQLAGDLKNELRENMILVGTDGPFDSVIKIKPPMSFDIKNAEELVSQIDTILSENMVYN
- a CDS encoding alpha-ketoacid dehydrogenase subunit alpha/beta: MNPDLQTSEDISFDEFRKQIFYDYEIAVMSRECSLLGRREVLTGKAKFGIFGDGKELPQLAMARSFKDGDFRSGYYRDQTFMMALGLLSPKEFFHGLYATTDIEKEPMSAGRQMGGHFGTFSLHEDGSWKDLTAQKNSSPDISPTAGQMPRLLGLALASKVYRNEKSIKGDKFSNNGNEVAWGTIGNASTSEGHFFETINAAGVLQVPMVVSVWDDDYGISVPAKYQTTKENISEILKGFQRTEDEKGYEILRVKGWDYTALIHAYENASDIAREEHVPVLIHVTELTQPQGHSTSGSHERYKSEERLKWEKENDCNKRFKEWILSNKIATEEELSALEKRIKTEIRMARKDAWNEFLNPHKEDKRQLVGLLTALEQSSPNKVFISKVKNDLIAIEEPLKKDLASHARKALRYVLGEESAQKASLENWISAYLKNNQPHFSSHLYSELPSKATNVPEIKADYSESPEMVDGRIILRDNFDALFSQYPEVLIFGEDSGAIGDVNQGLEGLQKKYGDLRVSDTGIRETTIIGQGIGLALRGLRPIAEIQYLDYLMYCLQTLSDDLATLLYRTVGKQKAPLIVRTRGHRLEGIWHSGSQMGGIVHLLRGMYVLVPRNMTKAAGFYNTLLKSDEPALIIESLNGYRLKEPKPSNLGELCTPIGRVETVKQGTDITVLSYGSTLRIVMEVADELKEVGIDAEVIDAQSLLPFDLEKDVLKSVQKTNRLLIVDEDVPGGCAAYLMQEIIEKQGAYQFLDSAPQTLSSKSHRPAYASDGDYFSKPNAEDIFEKIYQIMHEANPGDYPRLR
- a CDS encoding metalloprotease — protein: MEVKPKVVFHRIFCLIVLFGTFLASGQHTNLIQAELYPDTQEIEIQQEFTYFNSSSDTLKVLYFNDWAHAYSDKRTALAKRFAEDFKKSLHLAKEEERGSTQIFGMADFEFRNLSFKRTQQKDLIEISLNSPLPPDSSLKIYFTYTVKLPPNRYTPYGYDSRGGFYLKDWYLTPAVYDGSWQLYSNKNLEDLYTGITNTNITFTYPNRLFLGTNFNEVNITSYPAKQVASLKGENRKSCDIILNSSNKFIKHVTPYLIVVTDIKSPKYDEISQGISINRITRYIHENLGEFPYEQLLVSETDFNKNPLYGLNQLPSFIRPYQEQFQFEMKFLKTAILSYLRETIFLNPRKEQWVSDAIVNYLMINFVDTYYPDQKLLGKLSSIWPISTFNLAQMSFNDQYPFLYMLTARKNLDQRLTTPNDSLIKFNQKIANNYKAGLGLAYLAAYTSKEEINESIKEFYNTYKLQPVTPLGFEKVIRSNTSKDVDWFFDTYVNTDKRIDFKIKKVNKTEDTLEVVIKNKKGTNVPISLFGLRNDTVVSSYWFSNISNLDTVLIPNIQEDRLVLNYDQKIPEFNQRDNWKSLSGFFSSNKKLKLQFLKDAENPYYNQIFYMPVAGFNVYDGISPGLRFSNKTLLERPFIFTAAPSFALKEKALVGNAGLNYRKYLRKSGLYVMNFSLNASSFHFQTNSRYSTITPAVGLGWRPDDLISNERKSLVFRYVNVLRDIDPSLSIETDPDYSVFNLRYNHYNNGIINFFSWFIDAQYSTDFTKLAVNFDYRKLFDNNRQLNLRFFAGKFIRNETNSDFFSFALDRPTDYLFDYNYLGRSEESGITSQQIIIAEGGFKSQLENPFANDWIVTTNASFNLWRWIELYGDVGYVRNRGMDPRFVYDSGIRLNLVTDYFELYFPLHSNNGWEIAQPDYDEKIRFVVTLSPKTLIGLFTRKWF
- a CDS encoding TIGR00730 family Rossman fold protein, whose product is MRKEQHHKGWNEIKTNDSWAIFKIMGEFVNGFEKMSVIGPCVTIFGSARTKPGDTFYDLAVSIAKSVSEAGYGIITGGGPGIMEAGNKGAHLAGGTSVGLNIDLPFEQHDNPYIDTDKSLDFDYFFVRKVMFVKYSQGFVVMPGGFGTLDELFEAVTLIQTNKIGKFPIILVGSDFWSGLMDWLKNVMLEAKNISPEDLDLIKIADTAEEVVDIIDAFYKGHTLSPNF